From the genome of Nitratireductor thuwali, one region includes:
- a CDS encoding conjugal transfer protein TrbD, whose amino-acid sequence MAEPGVALARSRIHRALSRPNHLMGADRELVLLTGLAAVILIFVVLTWFSVLLGIAIWAAVLAALRMMAKADPMMRQVYLRHIGYRAGYRPTASPWRRP is encoded by the coding sequence ATGGCTGAGCCTGGCGTTGCTCTCGCACGATCCCGCATCCACAGGGCGCTTTCGCGCCCGAATCATTTGATGGGGGCCGATCGGGAGCTGGTGCTGCTGACCGGTCTTGCCGCGGTGATCCTGATCTTCGTGGTTTTGACGTGGTTTTCCGTGCTGCTCGGGATCGCCATCTGGGCTGCCGTGTTGGCTGCGCTTCGTATGATGGCCAAAGCCGATCCGATGATGCGGCAGGTCTATCTGCGCCATATCGGCTATCGCGCGGGCTACCGTCCGACCGCCTCACCGTGGCGGAGGCCCTGA
- the trbJ gene encoding P-type conjugative transfer protein TrbJ yields the protein MPKPFSHAIRITAAAMMSACLAFTGPAYAGAVTGNATEWTQLLNNAELVGLTGQSAEQIQNQITQIAQLSEQIQNQLRIYENMLQNTLQLPDHVWGQVESDLMALQNLVNQGAGIAFAMGNIDDVLKQRFESFAEFETGLANGEDFSSSYQSWSDTNRGTISATLRAAGLTADQFASEEATMSQLRSMSQSSVGQMQALQVGHQIAAQQVAQTQKLRGLVSQQITMMATWHQSEQATKDLAQTRREDFFNSNAPSTSGGQVMEPRW from the coding sequence ATGCCGAAGCCATTCTCACACGCGATTAGGATCACGGCCGCCGCGATGATGAGCGCGTGCCTGGCCTTCACGGGGCCGGCTTATGCTGGCGCGGTCACCGGGAACGCGACCGAATGGACCCAGCTCCTCAACAACGCCGAGCTGGTGGGGCTCACGGGCCAGTCGGCCGAGCAGATCCAGAACCAGATCACGCAAATCGCGCAATTATCCGAGCAAATCCAGAATCAGCTCCGCATCTACGAGAACATGCTGCAGAACACGCTGCAGCTGCCCGATCACGTCTGGGGTCAGGTCGAAAGCGACCTCATGGCGCTCCAGAACCTCGTCAACCAGGGCGCAGGCATCGCCTTTGCGATGGGCAATATCGACGACGTTCTCAAGCAACGCTTCGAGAGCTTCGCCGAGTTCGAGACGGGGCTCGCGAACGGCGAGGATTTCTCCTCGAGCTATCAGTCATGGTCGGACACCAACCGGGGGACGATTTCGGCGACGCTCCGGGCGGCCGGGCTGACGGCCGATCAGTTCGCCAGTGAAGAGGCGACGATGAGCCAACTTCGCTCGATGTCGCAGAGCTCCGTCGGACAGATGCAGGCGCTTCAGGTCGGCCATCAGATTGCCGCGCAACAGGTGGCGCAGACGCAGAAACTGCGCGGCCTCGTCTCCCAGCAGATCACGATGATGGCGACCTGGCATCAATCCGAGCAGGCCACAAAGGATCTCGCGCAGACACGTCGAGAGGACTTTTTCAACTCGAATGCGCCGTCGACATCGGGCGGCCAGGTCATGGAGCCGCGCTGGTGA
- the repA gene encoding plasmid partitioning protein RepA, whose translation MAFLPSFEFDDKILAQGAEISRKLDQLRVEKFPTEGQKTLRRFSMAEVAHYLGISPNNLKRLHLEKKGPEPFVVAGGRRFYSAEQMTELRDYLDKHGRSDSKKYVPYRKPGEKLQVIAVVNFKGGSGKTTTTAHLAQHLALTGHRVLTVDLDPQASLSALHGFQPELDKNPSLYDAIRYEDAAPVEDVIRKTNFPLLDIIPANLELQEYEYETPLAMQSPSQEGKRFFTRVAKALDSVSDRCDVVVIDCPPQLGYLTLSALSAATSVLITVHPQMLDLMSMSQFLLMLGNIMKSIKNAGAQVQLDWLRYLITRYEPTDIPQAQMVGFMQSMLAEEILTNPMLKSTAISDAGLTKQTLYEVERSNFNRDTYDRAIDSMDAVNFEIQGLIHQAWGRL comes from the coding sequence ATGGCATTTCTCCCAAGTTTTGAGTTTGACGACAAGATCCTCGCCCAAGGGGCCGAGATCTCGCGCAAGCTCGACCAACTGAGGGTCGAGAAGTTTCCGACCGAAGGGCAGAAGACACTTCGGCGGTTCTCGATGGCCGAGGTCGCCCATTATCTCGGGATCAGTCCAAACAATCTGAAACGCCTCCATCTCGAAAAGAAAGGCCCCGAGCCGTTCGTCGTTGCCGGCGGACGGCGCTTTTACTCGGCCGAACAGATGACTGAGCTGCGGGACTATCTCGATAAGCACGGGCGATCGGATTCCAAGAAGTATGTGCCTTACCGCAAACCGGGCGAAAAGCTGCAGGTCATTGCGGTCGTCAATTTCAAGGGCGGGTCGGGAAAGACCACTACCACGGCACATTTGGCGCAGCACCTTGCGCTCACGGGTCACAGGGTCCTGACGGTGGATCTCGATCCGCAGGCTTCGCTATCGGCCCTCCATGGCTTCCAGCCCGAGCTCGACAAGAACCCCTCGCTTTACGATGCGATCCGATATGAGGATGCGGCGCCCGTCGAAGACGTTATTCGCAAGACGAATTTCCCGTTGCTCGACATCATCCCTGCGAACCTTGAACTGCAGGAATATGAGTACGAGACGCCGCTTGCGATGCAGTCTCCGTCTCAAGAAGGAAAGCGGTTCTTCACGAGGGTCGCCAAGGCGTTGGATTCGGTCAGTGACCGCTGTGACGTCGTGGTCATCGATTGCCCTCCGCAGCTTGGCTACCTGACGCTCTCGGCACTCTCGGCCGCCACGTCGGTTCTAATTACAGTCCATCCGCAGATGCTGGACCTGATGTCCATGAGTCAGTTTCTGCTGATGCTGGGCAACATCATGAAGTCGATCAAGAATGCTGGCGCGCAGGTCCAGCTGGACTGGCTGCGCTATCTCATCACTCGATACGAACCCACGGACATTCCCCAGGCACAGATGGTCGGCTTCATGCAGTCGATGCTTGCCGAGGAAATCCTGACGAACCCGATGCTCAAATCCACGGCGATTTCCGACGCCGGCCTCACCAAGCAGACGCTCTATGAGGTCGAGCGATCGAACTTCAATCGGGATACTTACGATCGTGCAATCGACAGCATGGATGCCGTGAACTTTGAGATTCAGGGACTGATTCACCAGGCATGGGGGCGGCTGTGA
- the trbL gene encoding P-type conjugative transfer protein TrbL has protein sequence MRPPTTKLAFAASLGVLLLLQPALAQDGSLLTTLENEVADAAQGWETTVMQAARSLFWILAGIEVGIAAAWLVLGAASLDTWFAELVRRIMFIGLFVFILEQGPDFARAMVDSLFQIGAGGGSASPANIFNAGLQVASQMSEKAQFGLFEDNALAIAAVFAMVIVVIAFSLVAAIFVAVMAEMYVGLLAGMIMLGLGGSSFTKDFAVRYLVYAFSVGMKLMALVMIARIGSEVLIDLANSPSGADEFLSTLAIGGISVVVFVIAMYVPNIVQGVVQGVSVTGGMETIRHGGQAATMAAGGAALAWGGARAGASAYSDARAAGSSFGAAALKGMTSGASAAGSALASAGRDKAIGVPGTWGASTLGLANSKLDQSQGRPTTRKSADDKA, from the coding sequence ATGAGGCCCCCGACAACTAAGCTCGCCTTTGCCGCCAGCCTCGGCGTCCTGCTTCTTCTCCAGCCCGCCCTTGCACAGGATGGCTCGCTTCTCACGACGCTGGAAAACGAAGTCGCAGACGCCGCGCAGGGATGGGAGACGACCGTCATGCAGGCGGCGCGCTCGCTGTTCTGGATCCTTGCCGGCATCGAGGTCGGCATTGCGGCGGCCTGGCTGGTGCTCGGTGCGGCATCGCTCGACACGTGGTTCGCCGAGCTGGTGCGGCGCATCATGTTCATCGGTCTGTTCGTCTTCATCCTCGAGCAGGGGCCGGACTTCGCACGGGCAATGGTCGACAGCCTGTTCCAGATCGGCGCCGGCGGAGGATCGGCTTCGCCGGCGAACATCTTCAACGCTGGCCTGCAGGTCGCCAGCCAGATGTCGGAGAAGGCGCAGTTCGGGCTGTTCGAGGACAATGCGCTGGCGATCGCGGCCGTGTTCGCCATGGTGATCGTCGTCATTGCCTTCAGCCTCGTGGCCGCGATCTTCGTGGCCGTGATGGCCGAGATGTATGTCGGGCTGCTCGCCGGGATGATCATGCTGGGCCTCGGCGGCTCGAGCTTCACCAAGGACTTCGCCGTCCGGTATCTCGTCTATGCGTTCTCCGTGGGCATGAAGCTGATGGCGCTTGTGATGATCGCGCGCATCGGGTCGGAAGTCCTCATCGATCTCGCCAACTCCCCTTCGGGCGCCGACGAGTTTCTCTCCACCCTTGCCATCGGCGGTATTTCCGTCGTGGTGTTCGTCATTGCCATGTATGTGCCCAACATCGTCCAGGGCGTCGTACAGGGTGTGTCGGTGACAGGTGGCATGGAGACGATCCGCCACGGCGGCCAGGCCGCGACCATGGCCGCCGGCGGCGCCGCGCTGGCCTGGGGAGGGGCGAGGGCAGGGGCCTCGGCCTATTCCGATGCACGGGCGGCCGGCAGCTCGTTCGGCGCGGCCGCGCTCAAAGGCATGACCAGCGGCGCGAGTGCTGCCGGCTCCGCGCTCGCCTCGGCCGGGCGGGACAAGGCGATTGGCGTTCCCGGCACCTGGGGGGCATCGACGCTCGGCCTTGCCAATTCCAAGCTCGACCAGAGCCAGGGCCGTCCCACCACCAGAAAATCAGCAGACGACAAGGCGTGA
- the trbG gene encoding P-type conjugative transfer protein TrbG — translation MNLLRLRSAAFCTGLVFSTIAVPATAQPLSVNEQRGTSISGQWQQGQGVVTRGPDGKVIFLFGQVQPSVVCSPLQVCDIELQPGEIVRDVLLGDTVRWKVEPATSGAPGSQAVHLIVKPSETGLVTSMVVTTSRRTYHIQLKSHHSNYMARVGFDYPEDVNARFAEIAARMEASIVPGAGVRAEQLNFSFRVSGRARWRPTRIYSDGQKTYIQFPSSLSGQDAPVLFVVSGGENRIVNYRMNGTMMVVDYYIDSAILVSGVGRDQEKITIRRGG, via the coding sequence ATGAACTTACTCAGACTCCGGAGCGCAGCATTTTGCACCGGACTTGTTTTCTCGACGATTGCGGTGCCGGCCACGGCGCAGCCCCTGAGTGTCAACGAACAGCGCGGCACGAGCATTTCCGGCCAGTGGCAGCAAGGGCAGGGGGTCGTGACGCGCGGCCCCGACGGGAAGGTCATCTTCCTCTTCGGCCAGGTTCAGCCGTCGGTGGTCTGCTCGCCGCTTCAGGTGTGCGATATCGAGCTCCAGCCGGGCGAGATCGTGCGCGACGTGCTGCTTGGCGACACTGTGCGCTGGAAGGTCGAGCCGGCGACGTCCGGAGCGCCAGGCAGCCAGGCGGTGCATCTGATCGTCAAGCCGTCGGAAACCGGCCTCGTCACCTCGATGGTGGTGACAACCTCGCGGCGAACATACCACATCCAGCTCAAGTCCCATCATTCCAATTACATGGCGCGGGTCGGGTTCGACTATCCCGAAGACGTCAATGCGCGCTTCGCCGAGATTGCCGCGCGCATGGAGGCGAGCATCGTGCCCGGCGCCGGCGTGCGGGCGGAGCAGCTAAACTTCTCGTTTCGTGTGAGCGGAAGGGCGAGATGGCGGCCGACCCGCATCTACAGCGACGGCCAGAAAACCTATATCCAGTTCCCCTCGTCGCTGTCGGGCCAGGATGCGCCGGTGCTGTTCGTGGTTTCGGGCGGCGAGAACCGGATCGTCAACTACCGCATGAACGGCACCATGATGGTGGTCGACTATTACATCGACAGCGCGATCCTCGTCTCGGGCGTTGGGCGCGACCAGGAAAAAATCACGATCAGGCGGGGAGGGTAG
- a CDS encoding conjugal transfer protein TrbE, translating to MVALRQFRNTRPSFSDLLPYAGLVDDGVILLKDGSVMAGWYFAGPDSESSTNLERNEVSRQINTILSRLGSGWMIQVEAVRIPTVAYPAREDCHFPDPVTRAIDNERRAHFEAESGHYESQHAIILTYRPPERRRSSLARYVYSDGESRAETYADVVLDTFRTSIREFEQYLANVLSIRRMVTRTVADPESGREIRYDELFQFIRFCIVGESHPVRLPAIPMYLDWLATAEFHHGLSPVVDGRYLAVVAIDGFPAESWPGILNSLDLMPLTYRWSSRFIFLDDQEARAKLERTRKKWQQKVRPFFDQLFQTQSRAVDQDAVTMVAEAEDAIAEASSQLVAFGYYTPVIVLFDTDDVRLRDHAEAVRRLVQAEGFGARIETLNATEAYLGSLPGITYANVREPLVNTGNLADLIPLNSVWSGSTSAPCPFYPTGSPPLMQVASGSTPFRLNLHVDDVGHTLVFGPTGSGKSTLLALIAAQFRRYENAQIFAFDKGRSLRPLTIAAEGDHYEVGAGEGSSLSFCPLAELATDGDRAWASEWIDTLIAMQGVAITPDHRNAISRQVDLMASARGRSLSDFVSGVQMREIKNALHHYTVDGPMGQLLDAEEDGLALGAFQTFEIEELMNMGERNLVPVLLYLFRRIEKRLTGAPSLIVLDEAWLMLGHPTFRDKIREWLKVLRKANCAVLLATQSISDAERSGIIDVLKESCPTKICLPNGAAREPGTRDFYERIGFNERQIEIVATATPKREYYVASPEGRRLFDMALGPVALAFAGASGKEDLKRIDQLHKDHGPDWPAAWLMERGIGNAEAILTRD from the coding sequence ATGGTCGCGCTTCGTCAGTTCCGTAACACCCGACCATCCTTCTCCGACCTGCTGCCCTATGCGGGCCTGGTCGACGACGGCGTGATCCTGCTCAAGGACGGGTCGGTCATGGCCGGCTGGTATTTTGCCGGCCCGGACTCGGAGAGCTCGACCAACCTCGAGCGCAATGAGGTGTCGCGGCAGATCAACACGATCCTGTCCCGGCTCGGATCGGGCTGGATGATCCAGGTCGAGGCAGTGCGCATCCCCACGGTCGCCTATCCCGCCCGCGAGGACTGCCATTTCCCCGATCCCGTGACGCGCGCGATCGACAACGAACGCCGGGCGCATTTCGAGGCCGAGAGCGGCCATTACGAGAGCCAGCACGCCATCATTCTCACCTACCGGCCGCCCGAACGACGGCGGTCGAGCCTCGCACGCTATGTCTATTCCGATGGTGAGAGCCGCGCGGAGACCTATGCCGATGTGGTCCTGGACACCTTCCGCACGTCGATCCGCGAGTTCGAACAGTATCTGGCCAATGTGCTCTCGATCCGGCGGATGGTCACGCGCACTGTCGCCGATCCCGAATCTGGCCGCGAGATCCGGTACGACGAACTCTTCCAGTTCATCCGGTTTTGCATCGTGGGCGAAAGCCATCCGGTGCGCTTGCCGGCGATCCCCATGTATTTGGATTGGCTGGCCACGGCCGAGTTCCACCACGGCCTGTCGCCGGTAGTGGACGGACGGTATCTGGCGGTCGTCGCGATCGACGGGTTTCCGGCCGAGAGCTGGCCGGGGATCCTCAATTCGCTCGACCTGATGCCACTCACCTACCGGTGGTCAAGCCGCTTCATCTTCCTCGACGACCAGGAAGCGCGCGCAAAGCTCGAACGCACACGGAAGAAGTGGCAGCAGAAGGTGCGGCCGTTCTTCGACCAGCTTTTTCAGACCCAGAGCCGGGCAGTCGACCAGGACGCCGTGACGATGGTCGCCGAAGCCGAGGACGCCATTGCCGAGGCCTCGTCCCAGCTCGTCGCCTTTGGCTACTACACACCGGTGATCGTCCTTTTCGATACCGACGATGTCCGGTTGCGCGACCACGCCGAGGCGGTGCGCAGGCTTGTCCAGGCCGAAGGTTTCGGCGCGCGCATCGAGACGCTCAATGCGACTGAAGCGTATCTCGGCAGCCTGCCGGGCATCACCTATGCCAATGTTCGCGAACCACTCGTCAACACGGGCAATCTGGCGGACCTCATTCCGCTCAACTCGGTCTGGTCGGGCAGCACGAGCGCGCCGTGCCCGTTCTATCCGACCGGCTCGCCACCCTTGATGCAGGTCGCTTCGGGCTCGACACCCTTCCGGCTGAACCTGCATGTCGACGATGTGGGGCATACGCTCGTGTTCGGGCCGACCGGTTCGGGCAAGTCGACATTGCTCGCGCTGATCGCGGCACAGTTTCGGCGCTACGAGAACGCGCAGATCTTCGCCTTCGACAAGGGCCGATCGCTGCGCCCACTCACGATCGCCGCGGAGGGCGATCATTATGAGGTTGGGGCAGGGGAGGGATCTTCCCTGTCGTTCTGCCCGCTGGCCGAGCTGGCGACCGATGGAGACCGGGCCTGGGCAAGCGAATGGATCGACACGCTGATCGCCATGCAAGGGGTGGCGATCACACCCGATCATCGCAACGCGATCTCACGCCAGGTCGATCTCATGGCGTCGGCGCGCGGCCGCTCGCTCTCGGATTTCGTGAGCGGGGTGCAGATGCGCGAAATCAAGAACGCGCTCCACCACTACACGGTCGACGGTCCGATGGGGCAACTCCTCGACGCTGAGGAGGACGGGCTGGCGCTCGGCGCATTCCAGACCTTCGAAATCGAGGAGCTGATGAACATGGGCGAGCGCAATCTCGTGCCTGTGCTCCTCTACCTTTTCCGCAGGATCGAAAAACGCCTGACGGGAGCGCCCAGTCTCATCGTTCTCGACGAGGCCTGGCTGATGCTCGGCCATCCCACCTTCAGGGACAAGATCAGGGAGTGGCTGAAGGTCCTGCGGAAGGCGAACTGCGCCGTGCTGCTCGCCACACAGTCGATCTCTGACGCCGAACGCTCGGGCATCATCGACGTGCTCAAGGAAAGCTGTCCGACCAAGATCTGCCTGCCGAACGGTGCCGCGCGCGAACCGGGCACGCGCGACTTCTATGAGCGCATCGGCTTCAACGAGCGGCAGATCGAGATCGTCGCCACCGCGACGCCGAAGCGTGAATACTACGTCGCAAGTCCCGAGGGCAGGCGGCTATTCGACATGGCGCTTGGCCCGGTCGCGCTCGCCTTCGCAGGTGCCTCGGGCAAGGAAGACCTCAAACGCATCGATCAGCTGCACAAGGATCATGGTCCGGACTGGCCGGCTGCGTGGCTCATGGAAAGGGGTATTGGCAATGCCGAAGCCATTCTCACACGCGATTAG
- the trbB gene encoding P-type conjugative transfer ATPase TrbB → MSRARSHDRLVRKLHDALGESICGALEDPLVVEIMLNPDGRLFVERLGQGVEPIGEFAPRAAEIIIGSVGHALQTEVDASQPIISGELPIDGHRFEGLLPPIVAAPTFTIRRRASRLIPLEEYARAGIMTHRQATVLRSAVASRMNIVISGGTGSGKTTLANAVIAEIVSLSPDDRLVILEDTAEIQCAAENAVALHTSDTVDMARLLKSTMRLRPDRIIVGEVRDGAALTLLKAWNTGHPGGVTTIHADSAVSALRRLEQLTAEVSQQPMREVIGEAVDLVVSIERAGHGRRVRDVMHVTGFDGARYATDHHPQIDEESHAA, encoded by the coding sequence ATGAGCCGGGCGCGATCGCACGACCGGCTCGTGCGCAAACTCCATGACGCGCTCGGTGAATCGATCTGCGGGGCACTCGAGGATCCGCTGGTCGTCGAGATCATGCTCAATCCGGACGGCCGCCTGTTCGTTGAACGGCTGGGGCAGGGGGTCGAGCCCATTGGTGAGTTCGCGCCCCGCGCCGCCGAGATCATCATAGGCAGCGTGGGCCATGCGCTGCAGACTGAAGTGGATGCAAGCCAGCCGATCATCTCGGGCGAACTCCCGATCGACGGGCACCGCTTCGAGGGTCTGCTTCCACCGATCGTCGCTGCGCCCACGTTCACCATTCGAAGGCGGGCATCCCGGCTCATCCCGCTGGAGGAATATGCGCGCGCCGGGATCATGACCCACCGTCAAGCTACGGTGCTAAGGAGCGCCGTAGCTTCGCGCATGAACATCGTGATCAGCGGCGGCACCGGATCGGGCAAAACGACGTTGGCCAACGCCGTGATTGCGGAGATAGTCTCGCTGTCGCCGGACGATCGTCTGGTCATCCTGGAGGACACTGCGGAAATCCAGTGCGCCGCCGAGAACGCGGTTGCCCTGCACACCAGCGACACGGTGGACATGGCCCGGCTGCTGAAGAGCACGATGCGGCTGAGGCCGGACCGTATCATTGTCGGCGAGGTTCGCGATGGTGCCGCGCTCACCCTGCTCAAGGCATGGAATACCGGCCACCCGGGCGGCGTGACGACCATTCACGCCGACAGCGCCGTCTCCGCGCTCCGCCGCCTCGAGCAATTGACCGCGGAGGTCAGCCAGCAGCCCATGCGTGAGGTGATTGGCGAAGCCGTCGACCTCGTCGTTTCGATCGAACGGGCCGGCCACGGGCGGCGGGTGCGTGATGTCATGCATGTCACGGGCTTCGACGGCGCGCGCTACGCGACCGATCACCATCCCCAGATCGACGAGGAAAGTCATGCCGCATAA
- the trbK gene encoding entry exclusion protein TrbK, which translates to MTRTLIVVAAATVIVGIAVAIWFVPGLREAPDRARRVLDTPTEYDTTGGQEMRPRWGNGEGQGDEAPDN; encoded by the coding sequence GTGACAAGAACACTCATTGTCGTGGCGGCAGCCACTGTCATTGTCGGGATCGCTGTTGCGATCTGGTTCGTACCGGGCCTTCGCGAGGCGCCCGATCGGGCACGCAGAGTCCTCGACACACCGACTGAGTATGACACCACCGGCGGGCAGGAGATGCGGCCACGCTGGGGCAATGGAGAGGGGCAGGGCGATGAGGCCCCCGACAACTAA
- a CDS encoding conjugal transfer protein TrbF, whose protein sequence is MAAKSPPENPYLAARQEWNERYGSYVKAAASWRIVGVTGMLMAVIGFSYALYQSTQVQLVPYIVEVDRLGTAVSAGFPQQIEYADPRVVRATLGSFVSNFRSVTPDAVVQKQYIDRTYAHLRTSDPATEKVNAWFRGNSPFDRARTMTVAIEVTNIVPLSNQSYQVDWTEYERDRQGREQDVKRFRGVATVTLTPPQDEAVIHLNPIGLYLRDFDWTAQL, encoded by the coding sequence ATGGCCGCAAAGAGCCCACCGGAGAATCCCTACCTTGCCGCACGCCAGGAATGGAACGAGCGCTACGGCTCGTATGTGAAAGCGGCCGCCTCCTGGCGCATCGTCGGGGTGACGGGGATGCTGATGGCGGTGATTGGCTTCTCCTATGCGCTTTATCAGAGCACTCAGGTGCAGCTGGTGCCCTACATCGTGGAAGTCGATCGGCTCGGCACGGCGGTGAGCGCCGGCTTCCCGCAACAGATCGAATACGCCGACCCGCGCGTCGTGCGTGCCACGCTCGGCAGCTTTGTCAGCAATTTCCGGTCGGTCACGCCCGATGCCGTGGTGCAGAAGCAATATATCGACCGCACATATGCGCATTTGCGCACCTCCGATCCGGCGACGGAGAAGGTCAATGCCTGGTTCCGGGGCAACTCTCCCTTCGACCGCGCCCGCACGATGACGGTGGCCATCGAAGTCACCAACATCGTGCCGCTCTCCAACCAGAGCTACCAGGTCGACTGGACGGAGTATGAGCGCGATCGGCAGGGCAGGGAACAGGACGTAAAGCGGTTTCGGGGCGTGGCCACGGTTACCCTCACCCCACCCCAGGACGAGGCGGTCATCCACCTCAACCCGATCGGCCTTTACCTCAGAGATTTCGACTGGACGGCGCAGCTGTGA
- the trbH gene encoding conjugal transfer protein TrbH codes for MHLSILLPRLLAFVLSAALLAGCQTLGGAGLVTSSATAQLTPEAASSIAGDMVGRFAEQVGPSTTTIQLEPDGSIFGEALEVSLREWGYAVATDQATEGTNTIALAYVVDAFEGSILVRLSTHALDLTRMYQLSGAGATPVSPLSIMQRQAREPS; via the coding sequence ATGCACCTTTCAATTCTCCTACCTCGCTTGTTGGCTTTCGTGCTGTCCGCGGCACTGCTGGCCGGGTGCCAGACACTGGGCGGTGCGGGTCTGGTCACGAGTTCGGCAACCGCGCAGCTCACCCCGGAGGCGGCGTCCTCGATCGCAGGGGACATGGTCGGGCGGTTTGCCGAGCAGGTCGGTCCGAGCACGACGACGATCCAGCTTGAGCCGGACGGCTCCATATTCGGCGAGGCGCTCGAAGTTTCGCTTAGGGAATGGGGCTATGCCGTGGCCACGGACCAGGCGACGGAGGGGACGAATACCATTGCCCTCGCCTATGTCGTCGACGCGTTCGAAGGCAGCATCCTGGTCCGATTGTCGACCCACGCGCTCGACCTCACGCGCATGTACCAGCTGAGCGGGGCGGGGGCGACGCCGGTCTCTCCGCTCTCGATCATGCAGCGCCAGGCGAGGGAGCCGTCATGA
- a CDS encoding TrbC/VirB2 family protein — MPHNSRALAAIPVAATLLLVALATPALASSGGGLPWEGPLQQIQQSITGPVAGFIALAAVAVAGGMLIFGGELNDFARRLMYVVLVAGILLGATQIVGLFGASGASIGYPADEAPQARAGEGSDG, encoded by the coding sequence ATGCCGCATAACAGCCGCGCTCTCGCCGCCATCCCGGTTGCGGCAACGCTCCTACTTGTCGCTCTTGCAACGCCGGCGCTCGCCTCAAGTGGCGGCGGTCTGCCCTGGGAAGGCCCGCTTCAGCAGATACAGCAGTCCATCACCGGTCCGGTCGCGGGCTTCATCGCACTGGCCGCCGTTGCGGTCGCAGGCGGCATGCTGATCTTTGGCGGCGAGCTCAACGATTTCGCGCGCAGGCTGATGTATGTCGTGCTGGTCGCCGGCATCCTCCTCGGCGCCACGCAAATCGTCGGCCTATTCGGCGCGAGCGGCGCCTCGATCGGCTATCCGGCCGACGAGGCGCCGCAGGCCAGGGCAGGGGAGGGGAGCGATGGCTGA
- the repB gene encoding plasmid partitioning protein RepB, translating to MARKNPFASIMDNGNAPAERPVARDYAFKGASRSLISSIDEMAAQAGKLLEGETIVEVDPDLVDQSFANDRLNVDQEDYEADYAQVLESIRSSGQNSPALLRPHPERSGRYMLVFGRLRWRAAKELGLKLRAVIKEISERDHVIAQGQENNARANTSFIEKALFAADIVQRKFDEDNATALAAIGVDRPTLSKMLSVASIPKDLLEAIGRAKAVGRDRWYELKLLLDKPGNVDAALALTSNSDFQGMPSEARFDAIVAKLKASKPRRRAAPAPSKRTWAPSDGRVAAEMVASGKKFTIALKAKGTDATAFGDYLSENLNELYEAFRREKRATTHGD from the coding sequence ATGGCGCGGAAAAATCCCTTTGCGAGCATTATGGACAACGGCAACGCTCCCGCCGAGCGCCCGGTCGCGCGAGACTACGCCTTCAAGGGTGCGTCACGCTCGCTCATAAGCTCGATCGACGAAATGGCGGCTCAGGCAGGCAAGTTGCTCGAGGGCGAGACGATAGTCGAGGTTGACCCCGACCTGGTGGACCAATCCTTCGCCAACGACCGGCTTAACGTTGATCAGGAAGACTACGAGGCCGACTACGCCCAGGTGCTGGAGTCGATCCGCAGTTCCGGTCAGAACTCCCCGGCCCTCCTTCGCCCCCATCCCGAGCGGTCCGGCCGCTACATGCTGGTCTTCGGTCGCCTCCGCTGGCGCGCCGCTAAGGAGCTTGGTCTCAAGCTTCGCGCTGTCATCAAGGAGATCTCCGAGCGCGACCATGTGATCGCCCAGGGACAGGAAAACAACGCACGAGCGAACACGTCCTTCATCGAGAAAGCGCTGTTTGCCGCCGACATCGTTCAACGGAAATTCGACGAGGACAACGCGACCGCCCTCGCCGCGATCGGTGTCGATCGGCCGACACTTTCGAAGATGCTCTCGGTCGCGTCGATACCCAAGGACCTGCTAGAAGCGATCGGCCGCGCCAAAGCCGTCGGTCGTGATCGCTGGTACGAGCTCAAACTCCTCCTCGACAAGCCGGGCAATGTCGACGCTGCCCTGGCTCTGACGTCGAATTCCGATTTTCAAGGGATGCCAAGCGAAGCGCGGTTCGATGCGATCGTCGCGAAGCTGAAAGCCTCAAAGCCACGGCGCCGTGCCGCGCCGGCACCATCCAAACGCACCTGGGCGCCGTCTGATGGGCGTGTTGCCGCGGAGATGGTGGCCAGTGGCAAGAAATTCACCATCGCCCTCAAGGCGAAGGGAACCGACGCAACAGCGTTCGGTGACTACCTCTCGGAAAATCTCAACGAGTTGTATGAGGCTTTCCGTCGGGAAAAACGAGCCACCACACACGGAGATTGA